One window from the genome of Dioscorea cayenensis subsp. rotundata cultivar TDr96_F1 chromosome 3, TDr96_F1_v2_PseudoChromosome.rev07_lg8_w22 25.fasta, whole genome shotgun sequence encodes:
- the LOC120253180 gene encoding LOW QUALITY PROTEIN: protein disulfide isomerase-like 2-3 (The sequence of the model RefSeq protein was modified relative to this genomic sequence to represent the inferred CDS: deleted 2 bases in 2 codons; substituted 2 bases at 2 genomic stop codons): MRRILLLLVAVLVLIASPARALYSASSPVLQLNPSNFKSKVLNSNGVVLIEFFAPXVXAHCRALTPTWERAATVLKGVVTVAALDADAPGVSRSGSEYGIKGFPTIKVFSPGKPPVDYQGARDVKPIAEFALQQVKSLLKERLNGKATGDSSEKTTTTASVELTSSNFGQLVIKSKELWIVEFFAPWCGHCKKLAPEWKKASNNLKGKVKLGHVDCDAEKSLMSRFNVQGFPTILVFGADKDSPYPYEGARVASAIESFALEQLDTNAPPPEVSELTGPDVMTDKCASSAICFVAFLPDILDSKAEGRNKYLNLLLSVAEKFKKSPYSFVWTSAGKQVDLEKKVAVGGYGYPALVALNVKKGAYAPLRSAFELDQIIEFMKEAGRGGKGNLPLETSPTIVETEPWDGKDGQIFEGDEFSLEELMGGEEATDKDEL, from the exons TTCGAATGGAGTTGTGCTTATTGAGTTCTTTGCGCCGTGAGTGTAGGCGCACTGT CGGGCTCTGACGCCCACTTGGGAGAGGGCTGCCACCGTCTTGAAAGGCGTCGTCACCGTCGCCGCCCTTGATGCCGATGCTCCTGGAGTCTCTCGCTCAGGTTCG GAATATGGAATTAAAGGATTTCCCACAATAAAGGTGTTTTCACCTGGCAAGCCGCCAGTAGATTATCAAGGAGCAAGGGATGTCAAACCTATTGCTGAGTTTGCTCTCCAGCAG GTAAAGTCTCTTTTGAAGGAACGGTTAAATGGCAAGGCGACTGGGGATTCAAGTGAAAAAACCACAACAACCGCTTCAGTTGAACTGACT TCAAGCAACTTTGGTCAACTAGtcatcaaaagtaaagaactctGGATCGTTGAATTTTTTGCCCCATG GTGTGGACACTGCAAAAAACTTGCGCCTGAATGGAAGAAAGCATCAAATAACCTGAAGGGGAAGGTGAAACTGGGCCATGTTGACTGTGATGCTGAAAAG TCCTTGATGAGCAGGTTCAATGTGCAAGGTTTCCCTACGATTTTGGTATTTGGTGCTGACAAGGATAGCCCATATCCTTATGAGGGGGCAAGAGTTGCTTCTGCAATAGAGTCATTTGCACTTGAGCAGCTGGATACAAACGCTCCTCCGCCTGAAGTTTCTGAGTTGACTGGGCCA GATGTGATGACAGACAAGTGTGCTTCTTCTGCCATATGTTTTGTTGCTTTTCTCCCTGACATCTTGGACTCCAAAGCTGAGGGAAGGAATAAGTACCTCAATCTTCTATTATCAGTGGCTGAAAAATTTAAGAAGAGTCCTTATAG CTTTGTCTGGACATCTGCTGGGAAGCAAGTTGACCTCGAGAAAAAAGTTGCTGTTGGTGGCTATGGCTACCCAGCTTTGGTAGCATTGAATGTGAAGAAAGGCGCATATGCTCCTCTTCGCAGTGCATTTGAGCTTGACCAAATTAT TGAATTCATGAAGGAAGCAGGCCGTGGTGGCAAAGGGAACCTTCCCTTAGAAACTTCACCTACCATTGTCGAGACAGAACCATGGGATGGAAAGGATGGCCAGATTTTTGAAGGCGATGAATTCTCACTTGAAGAGCTAATGGGAGGTGAAGAGGCAACTGACAAAGATGAGCTATAA